The following proteins are encoded in a genomic region of Candidatus Eisenbacteria bacterium:
- a CDS encoding 5'-3' exonuclease H3TH domain-containing protein, which produces MKLHLLDATYELFRAYHAIDSARAPDGREVAAVMGVVETTLSLLREPDVTHLAAATDHEIRSFRNRLWPGYKTEEGVPEDLLAQFPLAERALETIGVTVWAMVEFEADDALATAADRFQDQVEQTVICSPDKDLAQCVIGGRIVQRDRRRAITYDEDGVRQKFGVSPASIPDWLALVGDAADGYPGLPGWGAKSATAVLARWKHLDAIPQDHRRWDVAVRGADRLAATLQEKRADAQLFRRLATLRRDVPLAETLDDLRWRGVPREPWLALCEELGFTRTRERPHRWREAPLPSHEAR; this is translated from the coding sequence ATGAAGCTCCACCTGCTCGACGCGACCTACGAGCTGTTCCGCGCCTATCACGCGATCGACTCCGCCCGCGCGCCGGACGGTCGCGAGGTCGCCGCGGTCATGGGCGTGGTGGAGACCACGCTGTCGCTCCTGCGTGAGCCGGACGTCACGCATCTCGCGGCCGCGACCGACCACGAGATTCGCAGCTTCCGCAACCGGCTCTGGCCGGGCTACAAGACCGAGGAAGGCGTGCCCGAGGATCTGCTCGCACAGTTTCCACTGGCCGAGCGGGCGCTGGAGACGATCGGCGTCACCGTGTGGGCGATGGTGGAGTTCGAGGCCGACGATGCGCTCGCCACAGCGGCCGATCGCTTCCAGGACCAAGTCGAGCAGACGGTGATCTGCTCGCCCGACAAGGATCTGGCGCAATGCGTGATCGGTGGCAGGATCGTGCAGCGCGACCGGCGGCGAGCGATCACCTACGACGAGGACGGCGTGCGCCAGAAGTTCGGTGTTTCACCCGCCTCGATCCCCGACTGGCTCGCGCTGGTCGGCGACGCCGCCGACGGATATCCCGGACTTCCCGGCTGGGGCGCAAAGTCGGCGACCGCGGTGCTGGCGCGCTGGAAGCACCTGGATGCGATCCCGCAGGATCATCGGCGCTGGGACGTCGCGGTGCGCGGCGCCGATCGGCTCGCGGCCACGCTGCAGGAGAAAAGAGCGGATGCACAGCTCTTTCGCCGGCTGGCGACGCTGCGCCGCGACGTCCCGCTGGCGGAGACGCTGGACGATCTTCGGTGGCGCGGCGTGCCGCGCGAGCCCTGGCTCGCGCTGTGCGAGGAGCTGGGGTTCACTCGCACCCGCGAGCGTCCTCATCGGTGGCGCGAGGCGCCCCTGCCGAGCCACGAGGCGCGTTAG